From a single Pseudomonas cremoricolorata genomic region:
- a CDS encoding DegQ family serine endoprotease, producing MFAAVLMLGQALVAQAEEALPDFTTLVEQASPAVVNISTKQKLPDRRIAQGQMPDLEGLPPMFREFFERSLPQQPRSPRGDRQREAQSLGSGFIISADGYVLTNNHVVADADEIIVRLSDRSELQAKLVGTDPRTDVALLKVEGKNLPIVKLGDSQKLKVGEWVLAIGSPFGFDHSVTKGIVSAKGRTLPNDSYVPFIQTDVAINPGNSGGPLFNMNGEVVGINSQIFTRSGGFMGLSFAIPIDVALDVSNQLKKDGKVSRGWLGVVIQEVNKDLAESFGLDKPAGALVAQVLDDGPAAKGGLQVGDVILSMNGQPIVMSADLPHLVGSLKDGDKAKLEIIRNGKRQNLDIAVGALPDDDADLSPGAKKEGVERSSNRLGVSVAELTAEQKKSLELKGGVMIKEVQDGPAALIGLRPGDVISHLNNQAILSTKQFTEIAKELPKNRSVSMRVLRQGRASFITFKLAD from the coding sequence ATGTTTGCCGCCGTGCTGATGCTCGGGCAGGCGCTCGTGGCCCAGGCCGAGGAAGCGCTGCCGGACTTCACCACGCTGGTCGAGCAGGCGTCGCCTGCCGTCGTCAACATCAGCACCAAGCAGAAGCTGCCCGACCGGCGTATCGCCCAGGGGCAGATGCCTGATCTGGAAGGTCTGCCGCCGATGTTCCGCGAGTTCTTCGAACGCAGCCTGCCGCAGCAGCCGCGTTCGCCGCGCGGCGACCGTCAGCGCGAAGCGCAGTCGCTCGGGTCGGGCTTCATCATCTCCGCCGATGGTTACGTGCTGACCAACAACCATGTGGTCGCTGATGCCGACGAAATCATCGTGCGCTTGTCCGATCGCAGTGAGTTGCAGGCCAAGCTGGTGGGCACCGATCCGCGCACCGATGTCGCGCTGCTCAAGGTCGAGGGCAAGAACCTGCCCATCGTCAAGCTGGGCGATTCGCAGAAACTCAAGGTCGGGGAGTGGGTGCTGGCCATTGGCTCGCCGTTCGGCTTCGATCATTCGGTGACCAAAGGTATCGTCAGTGCCAAGGGCCGTACCTTGCCCAACGATAGCTACGTACCGTTCATCCAGACCGACGTGGCGATCAACCCCGGCAACTCCGGTGGGCCGCTGTTCAACATGAATGGCGAGGTCGTAGGTATCAACTCGCAGATTTTCACCCGCTCCGGCGGCTTCATGGGCCTGTCGTTCGCCATCCCGATCGACGTTGCCCTGGACGTTTCCAACCAGTTGAAGAAAGACGGCAAGGTCAGCCGCGGCTGGCTGGGCGTGGTGATTCAGGAGGTCAACAAGGACCTCGCCGAATCCTTCGGCCTCGACAAGCCAGCTGGTGCCCTGGTGGCGCAGGTGCTCGACGACGGTCCGGCAGCCAAGGGTGGGCTGCAGGTCGGCGACGTGATCCTCAGCATGAACGGCCAGCCCATCGTCATGTCCGCCGACCTGCCGCACCTGGTCGGCAGCCTCAAGGATGGCGACAAGGCCAAGCTTGAAATCATCCGCAACGGCAAGCGGCAGAACCTCGACATCGCCGTCGGTGCGCTGCCAGACGATGACGCTGATCTGAGTCCGGGCGCCAAGAAAGAAGGCGTCGAGCGCAGCAGCAACCGTCTTGGCGTGTCGGTCGCCGAGCTGACCGCCGAGCAGAAGAAGTCGCTCGAGCTCAAGGGCGGGGTGATGATCAAGGAAGTGCAGGACGGTCCAGCGGCGTTGATCGGTTTGCGTCCGGGTGATGTCATCAGCCACCTGAACAACCAGGCCATTCTCTCGACCAAGCAGTTCACCGAGATTGCCAAGGAACTGCCGAAGAATCGCTCGGTATCGATGCGGGTGCTGCGCCAGGGGCGCGCCAGCTTCATCACCTTCAAGCTGGCCGACTGA
- the rpoE gene encoding RNA polymerase sigma factor RpoE: MLTQEEDQQLVERVQRGDRRAFDLLVLKYQHKILGLIVRFVHDTHEAQDVAQEAFIKAYRALGNFRGDSAFYTWLYRIAINTAKNYLVSRGRRPPDSDVSSEDAEFYDGDHGLKDLESPERSLLRDEIEGTVHRTIQQLPEDLRTALTLREFDGLSYEDIASVMQCPVGTVRSRIFRAREAIDKALQPLLQES, translated from the coding sequence ATGCTAACCCAGGAAGAGGATCAGCAGCTTGTCGAGCGCGTGCAGCGCGGTGACAGGCGAGCGTTCGATCTGTTGGTGCTGAAGTATCAGCACAAGATTCTCGGGTTGATCGTGCGTTTCGTCCACGACACCCATGAAGCCCAGGATGTGGCGCAAGAGGCTTTCATCAAGGCCTACCGCGCCTTGGGAAACTTTCGTGGCGACAGTGCGTTCTACACGTGGCTGTACCGCATCGCCATCAACACGGCGAAGAACTATCTGGTGTCGCGAGGAAGGCGGCCTCCAGACAGCGATGTGAGTTCCGAGGATGCGGAATTCTATGACGGCGATCATGGCCTCAAGGATCTCGAGTCCCCAGAGCGCTCGTTGTTGCGGGATGAAATCGAAGGCACCGTCCATCGGACCATCCAGCAACTGCCAGAAGATTTGCGCACGGCCCTGACCTTACGCGAATTCGACGGTCTGAGTTACGAAGACATTGCCAGTGTCATGCAATGTCCGGTGGGTACCGTGCGCTCCCGAATCTTTCGCGCCCGGGAGGCCATTGATAAAGCCCTGCAACCGCTGTTGCAGGAATCCTGA
- a CDS encoding MucB/RseB C-terminal domain-containing protein, which produces MRAPALLSLLIGSCAAVPALAANSSPQANDWLHRLAQAERQQSYQGSFIYERNGSFSSHQIWHQAVDGNVRERLSQLDGEGQEILRVNGQVKCATGDLLDGAAARADTAHRILDPLKLMSWYDLKVAGQSRVAGREAVIISLIPRDQHRYGFDLDLDKRTGLPLRSLMVNEKGQLLERYQVIALDTDRPPSDSELRPRPACKPLEPAVATSTTGFVGWRSDWLPPGFELIGSSGHVRGDQDSQGSSLLYDDGLSRFSVFLEPIKDANESDIRTQLGPTAAVSRHLVTAKGAIRVTVVGEIPLGTAERVALSVRAQDAQASH; this is translated from the coding sequence ATGCGTGCACCAGCCCTCCTGTCGCTGTTGATCGGCAGTTGCGCCGCAGTGCCAGCACTGGCCGCCAATTCTTCGCCACAAGCGAATGACTGGTTGCACAGGCTGGCACAGGCCGAGCGCCAACAGAGTTATCAAGGTTCGTTCATCTACGAACGCAACGGCAGTTTTTCTTCTCACCAAATCTGGCATCAAGCCGTCGACGGCAACGTCCGTGAGCGTCTCTCCCAGCTCGATGGTGAAGGCCAGGAAATCCTCCGCGTAAACGGTCAGGTCAAGTGCGCCACTGGCGATTTGCTTGACGGTGCAGCCGCACGTGCCGACACCGCGCACCGTATTCTCGATCCGCTGAAACTGATGAGCTGGTACGACCTGAAGGTCGCCGGCCAGTCGCGTGTGGCTGGTCGTGAAGCAGTGATCATCAGCCTCATCCCGCGCGACCAACATCGCTATGGCTTCGACCTTGACCTGGACAAGCGCACGGGATTGCCCTTGCGCTCGCTCATGGTCAATGAAAAAGGCCAGTTGCTGGAGCGTTATCAGGTGATCGCGCTCGACACCGATCGACCGCCCAGCGACAGCGAGCTGCGTCCTCGCCCAGCCTGCAAACCGCTCGAACCGGCCGTTGCCACGAGCACTACCGGTTTTGTTGGTTGGCGCTCCGACTGGCTACCGCCTGGCTTCGAGCTGATCGGCAGCAGTGGGCACGTTCGGGGTGATCAGGACAGCCAGGGCAGCAGCCTGTTGTACGACGATGGCCTGTCGCGCTTCTCTGTGTTTCTCGAGCCGATCAAGGATGCCAACGAGTCGGATATTCGTACACAGTTAGGCCCCACTGCTGCGGTATCCCGACACCTGGTTACCGCTAAGGGTGCGATCAGGGTCACTGTGGTCGGGGAGATTCCCTTGGGTACCGCTGAACGTGTGGCATTATCGGTAAGAGCCCAGGATGCCCAGGCCAGCCATTGA
- the lepA gene encoding translation elongation factor 4: protein MSDLSHIRNFSIIAHIDHGKSTLADRFIQLCGGLTAREMEAQVLDSMDLERERGITIKAHSVTLHYKAQDGKTYQLNFIDTPGHVDFTYEVSRSLAACEGALLVVDAGQGVEAQSVANCYTAIEQGLEVMPVLNKMDLPQADPDRVKDEIEKIIGIDATDAVACSAKSGMGVDEVLERLVQTIPAPTGEIDAPLQALIIDSWFDNYLGVVSLVRVRQGRVKKGDKILVKSTGKVHLVDSVGVFNPKHTQTADLKAGEVGFIIGSIKDIHGAPVGDTLTLAATPDVEVLPGFKKIQPQVYAGLFPVSSDDFEDFRDALQKLTLNDSSLQYMPESSDALGFGFRCGFLGMLHMEIIQERLEREYDLDLITTAPSVIYELELKTGETIVVDNPSKLPDVSSVTDFREPIVTATILVPQEHLGNVITLCIEKRGVQRDMQFLGSQVQVRYDMPMNEVVLDFFDRLKSTSRGYASLDYHFDRYQSANLVKLDVLINGDKVDALALIVHRDNAAYKGRALTEKMKELIPRQMFDVAIQAAIGGQIIARTTVKALRKNVLAKCYGGDVSRKKKLLEKQKAGKKRMKQVGNVEIPQEAFLAVLRLDS, encoded by the coding sequence GTGAGTGATTTGAGTCATATCCGCAATTTCTCCATCATCGCCCACATCGACCATGGCAAGTCGACGCTGGCCGACCGTTTCATTCAGCTGTGCGGCGGCCTCACGGCACGCGAGATGGAGGCCCAGGTACTGGACTCCATGGACCTCGAGCGCGAGCGCGGCATCACCATCAAGGCCCACAGCGTCACGCTTCATTACAAGGCGCAAGACGGCAAGACCTACCAGCTGAACTTCATCGACACCCCGGGCCACGTCGACTTCACCTATGAAGTCAGCCGCTCGCTGGCTGCCTGCGAAGGTGCCTTGCTGGTGGTCGATGCCGGTCAGGGCGTCGAGGCGCAGTCGGTCGCCAACTGCTACACCGCCATCGAGCAGGGCCTGGAGGTCATGCCGGTGCTCAACAAGATGGACCTGCCGCAGGCCGACCCGGACCGCGTCAAGGACGAAATCGAGAAGATCATCGGCATCGACGCCACCGACGCCGTGGCCTGTTCGGCCAAGAGCGGCATGGGCGTCGACGAAGTGCTCGAACGCCTGGTGCAGACCATCCCGGCCCCCACCGGTGAAATCGATGCCCCGCTGCAGGCGCTGATCATCGACTCCTGGTTCGACAACTACCTGGGCGTGGTCTCGCTGGTGCGCGTGCGCCAGGGTCGGGTGAAGAAGGGCGACAAGATTCTGGTCAAATCCACCGGCAAGGTGCACCTGGTCGACAGCGTGGGTGTGTTCAACCCCAAGCACACCCAGACCGCCGATCTGAAGGCCGGCGAAGTCGGCTTCATCATCGGCAGCATCAAGGACATTCACGGCGCGCCGGTCGGCGATACCCTGACCCTGGCGGCCACGCCGGATGTCGAAGTGCTGCCCGGTTTCAAGAAGATCCAGCCGCAGGTGTATGCCGGCCTGTTCCCGGTCAGCTCCGATGACTTCGAGGATTTCCGCGATGCCCTGCAAAAGCTGACGCTCAACGACTCGTCCCTGCAATACATGCCGGAAAGCTCCGATGCGCTGGGCTTTGGCTTCCGCTGCGGTTTCCTTGGCATGCTGCACATGGAAATCATCCAGGAGCGCCTCGAGCGCGAATACGACCTGGACCTGATCACCACGGCCCCGAGCGTGATCTACGAGCTGGAACTGAAGACGGGTGAAACCATTGTGGTGGACAACCCGTCCAAGCTTCCGGATGTCTCGTCGGTCACCGATTTCCGTGAGCCCATCGTCACTGCCACCATCCTGGTGCCGCAGGAACACCTGGGCAACGTCATCACCCTGTGCATCGAGAAACGCGGCGTGCAGCGTGACATGCAGTTCCTCGGCAGTCAGGTGCAGGTGCGCTATGACATGCCGATGAACGAGGTGGTGCTGGACTTCTTCGACCGTCTGAAATCGACCAGCCGTGGCTACGCCTCGCTGGACTATCATTTCGACCGCTACCAGTCGGCCAATCTGGTCAAGCTGGATGTGTTGATCAACGGCGACAAGGTCGATGCCCTGGCGCTGATCGTGCACCGCGACAACGCGGCCTACAAAGGGCGTGCGCTGACCGAAAAGATGAAGGAACTGATCCCGCGGCAGATGTTCGACGTAGCGATCCAGGCAGCCATCGGTGGCCAGATCATTGCCCGAACGACCGTCAAGGCGCTCAGAAAGAACGTACTGGCCAAGTGTTACGGCGGCGACGTCAGCCGTAAGAAAAAGCTGCTGGAGAAGCAGAAGGCCGGTAAGAAACGCATGAAACAGGTCGGCAACGTGGAAATTCCACAGGAAGCCTTCCTCGCCGTGCTCAGGTTGGATAGCTAG
- the lepB gene encoding signal peptidase I — MSLNFPLLLVIAVAVCGLLGLIDLLFLAPRRRAAIATYQGSVTQPEGAVIERLNKEPLLVEYGKSFFPVLFIVLVLRSFLVEPFQIPSGSMKPTLEVGDFILVNKFSYGIRLPVIDKKVIEVGDPKRGDVMVFRYPSDPNVNYIKRVVGLPGDQIRYTNDKRLFVNGQAIAEQLVGTEPGTLGSAELYKEKLGEAEHLIRKEMSRYRMPPDQQWTVPAGHYFMMGDNRDNSNDSRFWDDPNIPKELHGMVPDRNIVGKAFAVWMSWPEPKLSHLPNLSRVGLIH, encoded by the coding sequence ATGTCGCTAAATTTCCCGCTGTTGCTCGTCATCGCCGTAGCTGTCTGTGGTCTGCTGGGGCTGATCGATCTGCTGTTCCTGGCGCCGCGCCGTCGTGCGGCGATCGCCACCTATCAGGGCAGCGTCACTCAGCCTGAGGGTGCCGTGATCGAGCGCCTGAACAAGGAACCGCTGTTGGTCGAATACGGCAAGTCGTTCTTTCCGGTGCTGTTCATCGTGCTGGTGTTGCGTTCGTTTCTGGTCGAACCCTTCCAGATTCCGTCCGGGTCGATGAAACCAACGCTGGAAGTGGGCGATTTCATTCTGGTCAACAAGTTCTCCTACGGCATCCGCCTGCCGGTGATCGACAAGAAAGTCATCGAGGTGGGCGATCCCAAGCGCGGCGATGTGATGGTGTTCCGCTACCCCAGCGATCCGAACGTCAATTACATCAAGCGCGTGGTCGGCCTACCGGGTGACCAGATTCGCTATACCAATGACAAGCGTCTGTTCGTCAACGGGCAGGCGATTGCCGAGCAACTCGTCGGAACCGAGCCAGGAACCCTGGGCAGCGCAGAGCTGTACAAGGAAAAACTCGGCGAAGCCGAGCATCTGATCCGCAAGGAAATGAGCCGTTACCGCATGCCGCCCGACCAGCAGTGGACGGTGCCTGCCGGGCACTACTTCATGATGGGCGACAACCGCGACAACTCCAACGACAGCCGTTTCTGGGACGATCCGAACATTCCCAAGGAACTGCACGGCATGGTTCCGGACCGCAACATCGTCGGCAAGGCCTTCGCGGTCTGGATGAGCTGGCCCGAGCCCAAGCTCAGCCATCTGCCCAAC
- a CDS encoding RseA family anti-sigma factor has translation MSREALQESLSAVLDNEADELELRRVLNALDDQDTRATWSRYQVARAAMHKELLMPQLDIASAVSAALADEAAPAKVKQGPWRSIGRLAVAASVTVAVLAGVRLYNQDDITGPELAAQQPAQQTLSAPQAQGPAVLAGYSESSEQPTGPMANGVLQNQAGWDQRLPNYLRQHAQDSAVKGSETALPYARAASMEDTK, from the coding sequence ATGAGTCGTGAAGCTTTGCAGGAATCGCTGTCCGCTGTACTGGACAACGAAGCGGATGAACTGGAACTGCGTCGGGTGCTCAACGCCCTGGACGATCAGGACACCCGCGCGACCTGGTCGCGTTACCAGGTCGCTCGTGCGGCTATGCACAAAGAGTTGCTGATGCCCCAGCTGGACATCGCCTCGGCGGTATCCGCAGCATTGGCTGACGAGGCCGCTCCGGCCAAGGTCAAGCAGGGCCCATGGCGCAGCATCGGTCGCCTGGCGGTCGCAGCGTCGGTCACCGTTGCCGTTCTGGCGGGTGTTCGCCTGTACAACCAGGACGACATCACCGGTCCCGAACTTGCCGCGCAACAGCCTGCCCAGCAGACCCTGAGCGCTCCTCAGGCCCAAGGCCCTGCGGTGCTGGCGGGTTACAGCGAAAGCAGCGAACAGCCAACCGGCCCCATGGCCAACGGCGTCCTGCAGAACCAGGCGGGTTGGGATCAGCGTTTGCCCAACTACCTGCGTCAGCACGCCCAGGATTCCGCTGTGAAGGGTTCTGAGACTGCTCTACCCTATGCTCGTGCCGCCAGCATGGAAGACACCAAGTAA